A region of Paraburkholderia sp. BL23I1N1 DNA encodes the following proteins:
- a CDS encoding GMC family oxidoreductase translates to MTGFDYIVVGAGSAGCVLAYRLSENGRHQVLLIEAGPEDASQLIRMPKGFGKLLGDPAHAWFIPVQPEGGNGHRNEVWLRGKMLGGSSSINGMVYMRGHPEDYDGWAALGVEGWGWQDVAPCFRRIEDHALGADELRGAGGPLKVSLHAQRSRLDEAVLEACQSLGVRRLEDINRLDHEGVAYLTYTIRNGRRQSSAEAFLKPARKRKNLTVITGTEVSRVLFESTRAVGVQCKRGGVEATYKAKREVVLSAGALETPRLLQLSGVGDPEHLQPLGIHVIAASPGVGQNMREHLLYMMQARLGQWRDSQNREFAGVRLWRNAMRYFLFHSGVLALGSYPVGGFVKTGPGATRPDVQLMMAPHSLDFSAGGYGFEPFPGMQLFSYPLRPESQGHVRIVSGEHNTPPEVAANYLADPYDRRLAINAFRLMRQVFAAKPLADLLDGETRPGFEIQSDDEILDLYRREGQSGYHACGTCKMGGDRLAVLDSRLRVRDVDGLRVMDLSVTPTMISGNTNGPMMAMAWRAADLILEDAR, encoded by the coding sequence ATGACCGGATTCGACTATATCGTCGTGGGTGCGGGGAGCGCTGGATGCGTGCTGGCCTATCGTCTGTCCGAGAATGGGCGCCATCAGGTGCTGTTGATCGAGGCGGGCCCTGAGGACGCGAGCCAACTCATTCGAATGCCGAAAGGATTTGGCAAGCTGCTCGGTGATCCCGCTCACGCGTGGTTCATTCCGGTGCAGCCGGAGGGCGGCAATGGCCATCGCAACGAAGTCTGGTTGCGCGGCAAGATGCTCGGCGGATCGAGCAGCATCAACGGCATGGTGTACATGCGCGGTCACCCCGAAGATTATGACGGGTGGGCGGCGCTCGGTGTGGAGGGCTGGGGATGGCAGGACGTGGCGCCATGCTTCAGGCGCATCGAAGACCACGCGCTGGGCGCCGATGAACTACGCGGCGCGGGCGGCCCGCTGAAAGTTTCGCTTCATGCACAGCGTAGCCGTCTCGATGAGGCAGTGCTCGAGGCCTGTCAGTCGCTTGGTGTGCGGCGTCTCGAAGACATCAACCGGCTCGATCACGAGGGTGTCGCGTATTTAACCTACACGATCCGCAACGGGCGACGGCAGAGTTCCGCGGAAGCCTTTCTCAAACCCGCGAGGAAGCGCAAAAACCTGACTGTCATCACGGGCACGGAAGTCAGTCGAGTTCTCTTCGAGAGCACTCGCGCCGTGGGCGTGCAATGCAAGCGCGGCGGCGTCGAGGCCACCTACAAGGCCAAACGCGAGGTTGTGCTGTCAGCGGGCGCGCTGGAGACGCCAAGGCTATTGCAACTCTCCGGCGTGGGCGATCCCGAGCATCTGCAGCCGCTGGGTATCCACGTGATTGCCGCGAGCCCTGGGGTTGGGCAGAACATGCGCGAACATTTGCTGTACATGATGCAGGCGCGCCTCGGACAATGGCGCGATTCGCAGAACCGGGAGTTTGCCGGAGTTCGTCTATGGCGCAATGCAATGCGCTATTTTCTGTTCCATAGTGGCGTCCTTGCGCTCGGTTCGTATCCGGTGGGCGGCTTTGTTAAAACCGGGCCCGGCGCCACCCGGCCCGACGTGCAATTGATGATGGCGCCGCATTCACTCGATTTCAGCGCAGGCGGGTATGGCTTCGAACCGTTCCCCGGCATGCAGCTATTCAGCTATCCGCTGCGGCCCGAGAGCCAGGGGCACGTGCGGATCGTATCGGGTGAGCACAACACGCCGCCGGAAGTGGCAGCCAATTATCTCGCCGATCCCTACGACCGGCGACTCGCGATCAACGCATTCCGGCTGATGCGCCAGGTGTTCGCAGCGAAGCCGTTGGCTGATCTGCTGGACGGGGAAACGCGACCCGGTTTCGAGATTCAATCCGACGACGAAATCCTCGACCTGTACCGGCGCGAAGGCCAATCGGGCTATCACGCCTGCGGCACCTGCAAGATGGGTGGCGATCGCCTTGCCGTGCTCGATTCGCGGCTACGCGTGCGGGATGTCGACGGACTGCGCGTGATGGATCTGTCCGTCACGCCGACGATGATTTCCGGCAACACGAACGGCCCGATGATGGCCATGGCCTGGCGGGCCGCCGACCTGATTCTGGAGGACGCACGATGA
- a CDS encoding cytochrome P450, translating into MGERLRLQDFDDPAFNPFFEDSLAYGAHSDPYPRIAALREQGSVQKGDYRVLMGTHADLTMSDVEHYCVFGYDEVAQVLGDPATFSNRSYERNIGISFGRSISTMDAPEHPRYRRIFQKAFLPNTVAAWGDTLVDPVVSDLMERFTGRGHADLVQEFTLHYPFNIIYRQLALPPEDVGVFHKLAIAQTLVSVDIEHGVEASTKLGRYFAQLVAQRRESPGDDLVSMLATAEVEGERLPEEVVISFLRQLVNAGGDTTYRATSVLLLGLLRNPDQLNAVRLDRTLVPRAIEEALRWDGPVLMQSRMAARDVTLGGVEIPAGAFLDVLAGSANRDPSRFPDPDRFDIFRTGTHRHFAFAYGPHVCIGQHLARVEMTRALNAILNRLPTLQLDPEAPAPLINGIMMRVPHSIPVVFDPV; encoded by the coding sequence ATGGGCGAGCGCCTGAGACTTCAGGATTTCGACGATCCTGCGTTCAATCCCTTTTTCGAAGATTCCCTGGCCTACGGCGCGCATAGCGATCCTTATCCGCGCATTGCCGCGTTGCGCGAGCAAGGCTCGGTGCAGAAGGGGGATTACCGTGTACTCATGGGCACGCATGCCGACCTGACCATGTCCGACGTCGAGCATTACTGTGTGTTCGGCTATGACGAGGTGGCGCAGGTGCTGGGCGATCCGGCGACGTTTTCGAACCGCTCTTACGAACGCAATATCGGTATCAGTTTCGGCCGCAGCATTTCGACCATGGACGCGCCCGAGCATCCACGCTATCGCCGCATTTTTCAGAAAGCCTTTCTGCCCAATACCGTGGCTGCATGGGGCGATACGCTGGTCGATCCGGTAGTGAGCGACCTGATGGAAAGGTTCACCGGCCGCGGTCATGCCGACCTCGTGCAGGAATTCACGCTGCACTATCCGTTCAACATCATTTACCGTCAGTTGGCGCTGCCGCCGGAAGACGTTGGGGTGTTTCACAAGCTCGCCATCGCGCAGACGCTCGTCTCGGTCGATATCGAGCACGGCGTCGAAGCGTCGACCAAGCTGGGCCGCTACTTCGCACAACTCGTCGCGCAACGCCGGGAAAGTCCAGGCGACGATCTCGTCAGCATGCTGGCCACCGCTGAAGTCGAAGGCGAGCGCTTGCCCGAAGAGGTCGTCATCTCATTCCTCAGGCAACTGGTGAATGCGGGCGGCGATACGACCTATCGTGCGACCAGCGTCTTGCTGCTTGGCTTGTTGCGCAATCCGGATCAGCTGAACGCGGTGCGTCTCGACCGCACGCTCGTGCCGCGAGCCATCGAGGAGGCGTTGCGCTGGGACGGACCGGTATTGATGCAATCCCGCATGGCGGCGCGCGATGTGACATTGGGCGGCGTCGAGATTCCTGCGGGCGCATTCCTCGACGTGCTCGCCGGTAGCGCCAATCGCGATCCCAGCCGTTTCCCGGACCCCGATCGCTTCGATATTTTTCGCACCGGCACACATCGGCATTTCGCATTCGCGTACGGGCCGCACGTCTGCATAGGCCAGCATCTAGCGCGCGTCGAGATGACCCGCGCACTCAACGCTATCCTCAATCGCTTGCCGACCTTGCAGCTCGATCCCGAGGCGCCCGCGCCGCTGATCAACGGAATCATGATGCGCGTGCCGCATTCGATTCCGGTCGTGTTCGATCCGGTTTGA
- a CDS encoding TetR/AcrR family transcriptional regulator: MPSRGNISARAASANATATTTEPVALARRTTAERILDTAEELFALHGYFGTSIRDIMRACGLEFSLARYHFGNKDALFREAIARRAGAISQQVIASLDPLLGATGDVPPGIEAIVTALSTPAFEHLKNGERGWHNYLRLLTQTGCLLERPDLTAPFYDQYSPAAARYREAFALALPTADSGAIRLVQGFVESVFHLVLNELYARAAKASSNAGAAPLSLAEIERMHTYLVRFAVGGIDALTPPSRPPRIHEH; the protein is encoded by the coding sequence ATGCCGTCTCGCGGCAACATCTCCGCGCGCGCTGCAAGCGCAAACGCAACTGCCACCACGACCGAACCCGTCGCGCTCGCCCGGCGAACGACCGCCGAGCGCATTCTCGATACCGCCGAAGAACTCTTTGCGCTGCATGGTTACTTCGGCACGTCGATCCGCGACATCATGCGGGCCTGCGGTCTGGAATTCAGCCTTGCGCGCTATCACTTCGGCAACAAGGACGCGCTGTTTCGCGAAGCGATCGCTCGGCGCGCGGGGGCAATCAGCCAGCAGGTGATCGCTTCGCTCGATCCGTTGCTGGGTGCCACGGGCGACGTGCCACCCGGCATCGAGGCGATTGTTACCGCACTGTCTACGCCCGCGTTCGAACATTTGAAGAACGGCGAGCGCGGTTGGCACAACTATCTCCGGTTGCTGACGCAAACCGGTTGCCTGCTCGAACGGCCCGACCTGACGGCGCCCTTCTACGATCAGTATTCGCCAGCCGCTGCGCGCTATCGCGAAGCCTTTGCGCTTGCGCTACCCACGGCGGATTCCGGCGCGATCAGGCTGGTGCAGGGTTTTGTCGAATCGGTATTTCATCTCGTGCTGAATGAGTTGTATGCGCGTGCCGCAAAGGCGAGTTCGAACGCAGGTGCTGCGCCACTGTCGTTGGCTGAGATCGAACGGATGCATACGTACCTCGTTCGCTTCGCTGTTGGCGGAATCGATGCACTTACACCGCCATCTCGTCCTCCCCGGATTCACGAGCATTGA
- a CDS encoding NAD(P)/FAD-dependent oxidoreductase, producing MTTAAPEDTALIVGAGHAAGECATSIRDQGWAGRIVLVGEEPHLPYQRPPLSKAFLSGELNAEQLYLKPQATYDKAQIEFIPGTRAERIDRAAHTVSLSDGREIGYTKLVIATGGHARRLALPGIEAIEKQANFHYLRTLDHVARIRMQFHAGARLVIVGGGYIGLEVAAIAVKRGLHVTVLEALPRVLARVTAPELSTFYEQVHREAGVDVRTSTAVSGFELDASGDAVSAVACADGSRIPADLVIVGVGLQPATELAEAAGLIVDNGIVVDEHTRTSDPDIFAIGDCTNHPNGLLGRRLRLESVPNAMEQARTAAATLCGKTRVYNSVPWFWSDQYDLKLKMVGLSQGYDELVLRGEPQDRSFSAFYLKEGVMLAADTVSRPQEFMLAKRFVGEKIPVRAAELADDSIPLKSLLPAV from the coding sequence ATGACCACTGCAGCCCCAGAAGACACTGCGCTGATCGTCGGTGCCGGCCATGCTGCCGGCGAATGCGCAACCAGCATTCGCGATCAGGGATGGGCGGGCCGCATCGTGCTGGTCGGCGAGGAGCCGCATCTGCCGTATCAACGGCCGCCGTTGTCGAAGGCATTCCTCTCGGGCGAACTGAACGCCGAACAGCTTTATCTGAAGCCACAAGCCACTTACGACAAGGCGCAAATCGAGTTCATTCCGGGTACGCGGGCCGAGCGCATCGACCGCGCGGCGCATACGGTTTCCTTGTCGGACGGCCGTGAAATCGGCTATACGAAACTCGTGATCGCGACCGGTGGACACGCGAGGAGGCTTGCGTTGCCGGGTATCGAAGCAATCGAAAAGCAAGCCAATTTTCATTATCTGCGCACGCTCGATCATGTCGCGCGCATCCGTATGCAGTTTCATGCCGGCGCGCGCCTCGTTATCGTCGGTGGCGGATATATCGGTCTGGAAGTCGCGGCGATCGCGGTGAAGCGCGGCCTGCATGTCACCGTTCTGGAAGCATTGCCGCGTGTACTCGCACGCGTCACCGCGCCTGAGCTCTCGACGTTCTACGAACAGGTGCACCGCGAAGCCGGCGTCGACGTGCGCACCAGTACGGCGGTCAGCGGTTTCGAACTGGATGCGTCGGGCGATGCCGTATCAGCGGTTGCCTGCGCCGACGGCTCACGCATCCCCGCGGATCTCGTCATCGTGGGTGTCGGCCTGCAACCCGCCACGGAACTTGCAGAGGCAGCGGGTCTTATCGTCGACAACGGCATCGTCGTGGATGAGCACACCCGTACGTCCGATCCCGACATCTTCGCCATCGGCGACTGCACCAACCATCCCAACGGACTGCTCGGCCGGCGCTTGCGGCTCGAGTCCGTTCCCAACGCAATGGAGCAGGCGCGCACGGCGGCGGCCACGCTTTGCGGCAAGACGCGCGTGTACAACAGCGTGCCATGGTTCTGGTCCGACCAATACGATCTGAAGCTGAAGATGGTCGGCCTCTCCCAAGGCTATGACGAACTCGTGCTGCGCGGCGAGCCGCAAGACCGTTCTTTCTCGGCGTTCTACCTGAAGGAAGGCGTGATGCTCGCCGCCGATACCGTCAGCCGTCCGCAGGAATTCATGCTGGCCAAACGTTTTGTCGGCGAGAAGATTCCGGTGCGAGCCGCCGAACTCGCCGACGATTCGATCCCGCTCAAAAGCCTGCTTCCCGCAGTCTGA
- a CDS encoding 2Fe-2S iron-sulfur cluster-binding protein: protein MPIIRFIQPDGSEAAASANVGESVMQTAVNHQVPGILGDCGGSCSCATCHAYVDEAWVSHMPAAEPYEIDMLTCAMDVRDNSRLTCQINITPELDGLVVRLPNTA from the coding sequence ATGCCCATCATTAGATTCATTCAACCGGACGGCAGCGAGGCCGCCGCATCTGCGAACGTCGGCGAATCCGTCATGCAGACCGCGGTCAATCATCAGGTGCCTGGCATTCTCGGCGATTGTGGCGGAAGTTGCAGTTGCGCGACCTGTCACGCCTACGTCGATGAAGCGTGGGTGAGCCACATGCCGGCCGCCGAACCGTATGAAATCGACATGCTGACCTGCGCGATGGACGTGAGGGACAACAGCCGCCTCACGTGTCAGATCAATATCACACCGGAGCTCGACGGGCTGGTGGTTCGCCTGCCCAACACCGCCTGA